One genomic segment of Chitinophaga sancti includes these proteins:
- the rpmI gene encoding 50S ribosomal protein L35: protein MPKVKTHSRAKKTFKVTGSGQIKRYNAFKSHLLTKKATKRKRHLRGSSLVSSANLDLVKRMLALR, encoded by the coding sequence ATGCCCAAAGTAAAGACTCATTCCCGGGCTAAGAAGACCTTCAAGGTAACCGGGAGCGGACAGATTAAGCGGTATAATGCCTTCAAAAGTCACTTGCTGACCAAGAAAGCTACCAAAAGAAAACGCCACCTGAGAGGTAGCAGCCTGGTTAGTTCCGCTAACCTGGATCTCGTAAAGAGAATGCTCGCACTCAGATAG
- the rplT gene encoding 50S ribosomal protein L20 has product MPRSVNAVASRARRKKILKQAKGFYGKRKNVYTVAKNVLEKGLTYSYVGRKLKKRNYRQLWIARINAAVRAEGITYSEFIHKLSVKNIDLNRKVLADLAMNEPETFKKLVATVK; this is encoded by the coding sequence ATGCCTCGTTCAGTAAATGCAGTTGCTTCCAGAGCCCGCAGGAAGAAAATTTTAAAGCAGGCCAAAGGTTTTTATGGTAAACGTAAAAACGTTTATACCGTAGCCAAGAACGTATTGGAGAAAGGTCTTACATATAGCTATGTAGGCCGTAAATTAAAGAAGAGAAACTACCGTCAGTTGTGGATCGCGCGTATTAACGCTGCAGTTCGTGCTGAAGGTATCACTTATTCTGAGTTCATCCACAAGCTGTCAGTTAAGAATATCGATCTGAATAGAAAGGTATTGGCTGATCTGGCTATGAATGAGCCTGAGACTTTCAAGAAGCTCGTAGCAACCGTTAAATAA